CTGTCTAAGCAGCGGCTTGGGCCTCGACCTCCTTGGCGATCTGGAGCTGGGACGCAAGCTCCTGCTCACTGGCTTCGGCGGTGGCAACGGGAGACAAAACACCGTCGTCGTTGTACTTGGCTCGGAAGAAGGTGTAATGCAGAACAATGTCGGAAATGCCTCTGAGGTTAGGGTCGGTGGCGTAGTCTGGGTcgatgaagaagaaaacaGGCATGTCCACCTCCTCACCGGCtagcagctgctgctcctcgaAGCAGAAGCACTggatcttgttgaagtaCTGCGATGCAATGGCCGGCGTCACGGTGTATGTGGCCATTCCGATAATGTCCTTGTCGGTTCggttcttggccttgtagAAGCACAAGGCGGTTTCTCCGGGAATAACAGACACCTCTCGCTGCTGGGGTCGGAAGTCCCAGGGCAGAATGCCGGAGACATCGCCCGAGAACGTGATTCGGATATGTCGGCCCTGCTCGATGGGCTTGAGTCGCTCGGCGGCAAATCTGGGGTTTTCATAGTCGCCGGTCTTCATATTTCCTCCGGGAGTGATCTGTCCTCCCCAGCCCATCTGCTGACACACAATTCGGTAGACGGGCACGGCCAGGTATGAGAGACCCAGGAAGGCAATGACCACCG
This genomic interval from Yarrowia lipolytica chromosome 1E, complete sequence contains the following:
- a CDS encoding uncharacterized protein (Compare to YALI0E10065g, similar to uniprot|P19516 Saccharomyces cerevisiae YPL132w COX11 cytochrome-c oxidase assembly protein, similar to Saccharomyces cerevisiae COX11 (YPL132W); ancestral locus Anc_8.641), translated to MLQSLPRATRLRSSLLTARLVSSLAKTSLTQTQTRLLSTSRAVFNNRKPYEAARDEFLRKRDANMKRLGVSEEEYRELFSKARKQRRQQDVNSTILYGLSVVIAFLGLSYLAVPVYRIVCQQMGWGGQITPGGNMKTGDYENPRFAAERLKPIEQGRHIRITFSGDVSGILPWDFRPQQREVSVIPGETALCFYKAKNRTDKDIIGMATYTVTPAIASQYFNKIQCFCFEEQQLLAGEEVDMPVFFFIDPDYATDPNLRGISDIVLHYTFFRAKYNDDGVLSPVATAEASEQELASQLQIAKEVEAQAAA